The Nitrospira sp. genome has a window encoding:
- a CDS encoding CBS domain-containing protein: protein MKKAKKRKSVKVKDFDSMTVSQVMEKEVQFVRLKTKGDVIASLMIEGFGAVPVVENGRKLAGIVSEHDLLVAVDDGHELGAVSAKDLMTSNPYSVRSETTLGTLVHVLRASDLVRVPVVNKKDKLIGIIARRDVLRTYLATGGKRES, encoded by the coding sequence ATGAAAAAGGCGAAGAAGCGGAAGTCCGTCAAGGTGAAAGATTTCGATTCCATGACGGTCAGCCAGGTCATGGAAAAAGAAGTGCAATTCGTTCGTCTGAAAACCAAGGGCGACGTGATTGCTTCGCTTATGATCGAGGGGTTCGGGGCCGTTCCGGTCGTGGAGAACGGGCGTAAACTGGCCGGCATCGTCAGCGAACATGATCTCCTGGTGGCCGTCGACGATGGTCACGAGCTGGGTGCTGTTTCGGCAAAGGACCTCATGACTTCTAACCCCTATTCAGTCCGGTCTGAAACGACGCTCGGAACGTTGGTTCATGTCCTGCGCGCGAGTGATCTAGTCCGTGTCCCTGTCGTGAACAAGAAGGATAAGCTGATCGGTATCATCGCGAGGCGCGATGTCTTGCGAACCTATCTCGCCACCGGCGGAAAACGAGAATCGTGA
- a CDS encoding cation-transporting P-type ATPase — MTSSHPYDDIHRLSTEDVLKRLETTVGGLLSDEAQRRVVHHGANVLVEAHRDSLLRRLLRHFTHFLAVLLWIAAGLSFVADGMKPGEGMATLGWAIVCVIVINAGFAFVQEYKAERALHALRRLLPDKAWVTRGGQPVEVTRREIVPGDVLILEEGERVPADARLIEAVGMRVDTAALTGESRPKRRTSEAILDGHWLDLPNLIFAGTTILSGHGRAVVFATGMRSEFGKIAALTTMVEPGLSPLQTEIIKVTHIVAVISLAMGATFFLVGLWTGLGFWISAIFGVGIIVANVPEGLLPTVTLALAMSSQRMAKRNALIKHLPSVETLGCTTVICTDKTGTLTENRMKVDRFYADQLVIESREGCFFTAGHMVSTTDAKRWRPFFDALLHCHNAKRIRRSDGRYAVTGDPTEVALLEFATEHGLAHGAPLRRMGELAFDADRKRMSTLHWSGGHLIAFSKGAPESVLALCTHSRIHDDTEPMTSDERARVLNQSRLFAEQAYRVLAFAMREVGHQPEHIEVDTIENDLTFLGLVAMMDPPHREVPEAITKCRGAGVRVVMVTGDHPLTALAVARKIGLVPKGVPSSSSNFVPVIEGSQLDRMSDEQLRHLLTPSRPDEPDPVFARMAPRHKMRIVSTLKEMGEVVAVTGDGVNDAPALKKADIGIAMGITGTDVAKETADMILLDDNFATIVSAIEEGRTVYDNIRKFSSYILASNVPEIVPFLGYGFIGIPLALTIPQLLAVDLGTDMIPALGLGTERPQSDVMNLPPRSRHERLLSFPLLFRAYLFLGLIEAGVAMGGFFLYLYGQGWAWGEQLDWSSTLYKEATTVTLASIVLAQVANVFACRSDHLSAARLGWFSNPLILCGILTELTIVALITYTPIGNQIFGASPLPLWIYVPLVLGSLILLAAEEFRKALANRLRQSREPQTTQPVGG; from the coding sequence ATGACCTCTTCCCATCCCTACGACGACATTCATCGGCTCTCGACGGAGGACGTGCTGAAGCGGCTCGAGACCACCGTCGGAGGCCTCTTGTCCGATGAAGCTCAACGGCGAGTGGTTCATCACGGGGCGAATGTTCTCGTCGAAGCGCATCGCGACTCACTTCTCCGGAGACTTCTCCGTCACTTCACCCATTTCCTGGCCGTGCTGCTGTGGATCGCCGCCGGTCTTTCGTTCGTCGCAGATGGGATGAAGCCGGGTGAAGGGATGGCCACATTGGGGTGGGCCATTGTCTGCGTCATTGTGATCAACGCCGGGTTCGCCTTTGTCCAGGAATACAAGGCCGAACGAGCCCTCCACGCCCTCCGTCGTTTGTTGCCGGATAAGGCCTGGGTGACCAGAGGAGGACAACCCGTCGAAGTGACACGCCGTGAGATCGTGCCAGGCGATGTGTTGATCTTGGAAGAAGGCGAGCGAGTACCAGCCGATGCACGCCTCATCGAAGCAGTGGGAATGCGAGTGGACACCGCCGCCTTAACAGGCGAATCAAGGCCGAAACGGCGAACGTCCGAGGCCATACTGGACGGACACTGGCTTGACCTCCCAAACCTGATCTTTGCCGGCACGACCATTTTGTCGGGCCATGGCCGCGCCGTGGTCTTCGCGACCGGAATGCGATCAGAGTTCGGCAAGATCGCCGCCCTCACCACGATGGTTGAACCCGGGCTTAGCCCTCTTCAGACCGAGATCATCAAAGTCACCCATATCGTTGCCGTCATTTCGCTGGCGATGGGGGCCACATTTTTTCTGGTCGGTTTATGGACCGGACTTGGCTTTTGGATCAGTGCGATCTTCGGCGTTGGGATCATTGTGGCGAACGTCCCCGAGGGACTCCTCCCGACCGTCACGCTCGCCCTCGCCATGAGCAGCCAACGTATGGCGAAACGCAATGCTCTGATCAAGCATCTCCCCTCCGTTGAAACCCTCGGCTGCACGACCGTGATTTGCACGGATAAGACAGGGACGTTGACGGAAAATCGCATGAAGGTGGACCGGTTCTACGCCGACCAGCTCGTTATTGAATCACGCGAAGGTTGCTTCTTTACCGCAGGCCATATGGTCAGTACGACGGATGCCAAGCGGTGGCGGCCATTTTTCGACGCACTGTTGCATTGCCACAACGCCAAACGAATCCGCCGCTCCGACGGCCGATACGCCGTCACCGGCGACCCCACCGAAGTCGCGCTCCTGGAGTTTGCCACCGAGCATGGACTCGCCCATGGAGCCCCACTGCGCCGAATGGGCGAATTGGCCTTTGATGCTGATCGCAAACGCATGAGCACGTTGCACTGGTCGGGTGGCCACCTCATCGCATTCAGCAAAGGCGCTCCTGAGTCAGTATTGGCCCTCTGCACCCACAGCAGAATCCATGACGACACCGAGCCGATGACGTCCGACGAGCGCGCACGCGTACTGAACCAGAGCCGTCTCTTCGCCGAACAAGCCTATCGGGTGCTCGCCTTCGCCATGCGCGAAGTAGGCCATCAGCCTGAGCACATTGAAGTCGACACGATCGAAAACGATCTGACGTTTCTTGGTTTAGTCGCCATGATGGACCCACCACACCGAGAAGTACCCGAGGCCATCACGAAATGCCGAGGAGCCGGTGTTCGTGTCGTCATGGTCACCGGCGACCATCCGCTTACGGCCCTGGCCGTTGCGCGAAAAATCGGTCTTGTGCCTAAAGGAGTGCCGTCTTCGTCGAGCAACTTCGTTCCGGTGATCGAAGGATCACAGCTCGACCGAATGAGCGACGAGCAGCTCCGTCATCTCTTGACCCCGTCTCGGCCCGACGAGCCGGACCCGGTCTTCGCCCGCATGGCTCCACGCCACAAGATGCGGATCGTGTCCACGCTCAAAGAGATGGGGGAAGTGGTCGCGGTCACCGGCGACGGGGTTAATGACGCGCCCGCGCTCAAGAAGGCCGACATCGGCATCGCCATGGGGATTACCGGCACCGATGTCGCCAAGGAAACCGCCGACATGATTCTACTGGATGACAACTTTGCGACGATCGTGAGCGCGATCGAAGAAGGACGCACAGTCTACGACAATATTCGGAAATTTTCTTCGTACATTCTCGCCAGCAACGTCCCGGAAATTGTCCCTTTCCTTGGTTATGGTTTCATCGGGATACCGCTGGCCCTGACGATTCCCCAACTACTGGCTGTCGACCTCGGAACCGACATGATCCCCGCCCTGGGTCTCGGGACAGAACGGCCCCAATCCGATGTGATGAACCTTCCTCCACGATCACGACATGAACGGCTACTGAGCTTCCCACTCCTGTTTCGAGCCTATCTCTTCCTCGGGCTCATTGAGGCAGGGGTGGCAATGGGAGGATTCTTCCTTTACCTTTACGGTCAGGGCTGGGCGTGGGGAGAGCAACTGGACTGGTCTTCCACATTATATAAGGAGGCAACAACCGTGACCCTAGCCTCGATAGTGCTCGCGCAGGTCGCAAACGTGTTCGCTTGCCGATCGGACCATCTTTCAGCGGCCAGGCTGGGATGGTTCAGCAACCCACTTATCCTCTGTGGAATCCTCACGGAGCTGACGATCGTTGCACTCATCACCTATACACCGATCGGAAACCAGATCTTTGGAGCCAGCCCTTTGCCTCTTTGGATTTATGTTCCACTCGTTCTGGGCTCGCTGATACTTCTAGCTGCTGAAGAGTTCCGCAAAGCTCTGGCTAATCGACTGCGGCAGAGCCGCGAACCGCAGACCACACAACCGGTAGGTGGATGA
- a CDS encoding L,D-transpeptidase has translation MYPSDAMVQWECRTIRTGESLEKLFGDRWIDIARFNRIDRRHAWAGRSIKVPKRLRDLQSFSPLPLAYPPAGSEEQFILIDLSEQFLGAYEYGALRFAVPIASGNSYDETPTGEFSLFTAHRAHQSELYTVQGTDRRYPMNYALRFYIDRKGVSYWIHGRDLPGYPASHGCIGLYDEPMQAEQYGFPQDPKLNDAKRLFEWVLGREGEKDRIISMPHGPRVQIIGRSPGLLRGPSNTIERPDRQLVSIEGGEVERDGGTRNGWSSAK, from the coding sequence ATGTATCCCAGTGATGCGATGGTGCAGTGGGAGTGCCGGACCATTCGAACGGGTGAATCACTGGAAAAGCTGTTCGGCGACCGCTGGATCGATATTGCACGGTTCAATCGGATCGATCGACGTCATGCTTGGGCTGGGCGGTCCATCAAGGTCCCTAAGCGCCTCCGGGATCTTCAATCTTTTTCGCCACTGCCTTTGGCGTATCCGCCTGCCGGATCGGAGGAACAGTTCATCCTCATCGATCTTTCCGAACAATTTCTTGGAGCCTATGAATATGGGGCGCTTCGGTTTGCGGTACCGATTGCCTCCGGGAACAGTTACGATGAAACACCGACCGGTGAGTTCAGCCTTTTCACTGCCCATCGCGCGCATCAATCCGAGCTCTACACCGTTCAGGGAACAGACCGCCGTTATCCTATGAACTACGCGCTCAGGTTTTATATCGATCGCAAAGGGGTGTCATATTGGATTCACGGACGAGATTTGCCGGGCTATCCTGCTTCGCACGGTTGTATCGGACTCTACGACGAACCGATGCAAGCAGAGCAGTATGGGTTTCCACAGGACCCGAAGCTGAACGATGCAAAGCGGCTGTTCGAATGGGTATTAGGTCGTGAGGGTGAGAAAGACCGGATCATTTCGATGCCGCATGGCCCGAGAGTACAGATCATCGGCCGATCCCCTGGTTTGTTACGAGGACCATCCAACACCATCGAGAGGCCGGATCGTCAGCTCGTCAGTATAGAAGGGGGTGAAGTGGAGCGGGATGGGGGAACAAGAAATGGGTGGAGTTCTGCTAAATAA
- a CDS encoding CBS domain-containing protein, with translation MRQTEFFMKACDPKTLTAGQLMEDAVTRCTTRTDAATIAHLMTHRNYGSLPVVDEEGTLVGIVTEYDLLQAMLEGRDLRKILATELMSSHPVTVTEDQTLVQVADLFQDRYLTRVPVVRNNKLVGILARRDLLFGYMKASQYWS, from the coding sequence ATGAGACAAACCGAGTTTTTCATGAAGGCCTGCGACCCGAAGACCTTGACCGCGGGACAGTTGATGGAAGACGCGGTCACACGATGCACAACGCGCACCGACGCCGCGACCATCGCCCATCTGATGACGCACCGAAACTACGGGAGTTTGCCCGTAGTAGACGAGGAGGGAACGTTGGTTGGGATCGTCACGGAATATGATTTGCTCCAGGCTATGCTCGAGGGGCGGGACCTCCGAAAGATTCTCGCCACGGAACTGATGTCGTCCCATCCCGTAACCGTGACGGAAGATCAAACCCTCGTCCAAGTGGCCGACCTGTTCCAGGATCGCTATTTGACCCGTGTGCCGGTGGTTCGGAACAACAAGCTGGTAGGGATTCTTGCCAGGCGAGATCTCCTGTTCGGCTATATGAAGGCGTCGCAGTATTGGTCGTGA
- a CDS encoding universal stress protein, with protein MRILCAVDGSEYSQWGIQALKAFASREPEHVTLLHVVDKPALRSLTGKNVLGERRALAAMEKAGNILLRDAARSAQVALGQAATAPRTQFRTILAHGPLASTVVKHARRLKTDLIMMGSRGLSDIQGFLLGSVSRQVASTAACSVLVVKQPMPQLLHVALAVDDSKPSRAAAKFLRSRILPESATVTILTSVESPVTDFAARYLSESQLDDLKRPVMERTTALVDRLRGEFIKEGFSVVTQVQMNHVIDTIVKHVEVNHDQLLVIGSRDLSKSERLHLGSVSESLLRHAPCSVLIVRGARA; from the coding sequence ATGCGGATCTTATGTGCCGTCGATGGATCGGAGTATTCACAGTGGGGGATTCAAGCGCTTAAGGCCTTCGCCAGTCGTGAACCTGAACATGTCACGTTGCTGCACGTGGTCGATAAGCCCGCGCTTCGATCGCTGACCGGCAAGAACGTCCTCGGCGAGCGCCGTGCACTGGCCGCCATGGAAAAGGCCGGCAACATTCTTCTTCGAGATGCAGCACGATCGGCCCAAGTCGCCCTTGGTCAAGCAGCCACCGCACCTCGAACACAATTCCGGACTATCCTAGCCCACGGTCCACTGGCGAGCACGGTCGTCAAGCACGCGCGGCGATTGAAGACGGATCTGATCATGATGGGGTCGCGGGGCCTAAGCGACATTCAAGGATTCTTGCTGGGGAGCGTCTCACGGCAAGTCGCATCGACGGCTGCTTGTTCAGTGTTGGTCGTGAAACAACCTATGCCACAACTACTCCATGTTGCGCTTGCAGTCGATGATTCAAAACCATCGCGGGCGGCCGCAAAATTTCTTCGATCACGCATTCTTCCGGAATCCGCCACCGTCACGATTCTGACATCGGTTGAAAGTCCCGTCACGGACTTTGCAGCACGTTACTTGTCTGAGTCACAGCTGGACGATTTGAAGCGACCGGTGATGGAACGAACCACTGCGTTGGTCGATCGCCTGCGCGGTGAGTTCATCAAGGAGGGCTTCTCCGTCGTGACCCAAGTGCAGATGAATCATGTGATCGATACCATCGTGAAGCATGTTGAGGTCAATCATGACCAGCTGCTGGTTATCGGCTCTCGTGATTTGAGCAAGAGCGAGCGTCTCCATCTCGGCAGCGTGTCCGAAAGTCTGCTGAGGCATGCCCCCTGTTCGGTGCTGATCGTACGGGGTGCGCGCGCCTGA
- a CDS encoding efflux RND transporter periplasmic adaptor subunit → MPITDMVSGDVTVRQPHIPAMIDAGTRRRSQWPITLGIGTILLLTGAGIWHWVTSGPHPVSYKTTLVDRGPITAIVSATGTVNPVVSVQVGSQVSGKVAQLSADFNSPVTKGQVLAQIDQKPFKARLSQARAAVKSAKGNLAKAKVLTTQRKREFDRMTVLRQQAFVPQSDLDVAETNYREAAANIQVLQAQLDQAQAALASAELDLGYTTIYSPVDGIVVSRNVDVGQTLAAAFQTPVLFVIAQDLTQMQVNANVSESDIGGVLEGKPARFRVDAYPKQFFEGTVTQVRNAPINIQNVVTYDVVITVANQDLKLKPGMTANVTIVTEEKENPLRVPNGALRFRMPDVPFDRKVTSVWSQDQAGHAHQVPVTTGIADSLSTEILEGSLSEGDRVIIGIELPDEQDERTLPPGFELGPKVK, encoded by the coding sequence ATGCCGATCACAGACATGGTGTCGGGCGACGTCACGGTACGGCAGCCCCACATTCCTGCGATGATCGATGCAGGGACCAGAAGAAGATCTCAATGGCCTATCACGTTGGGAATCGGGACGATCCTGCTGCTAACGGGAGCAGGGATCTGGCACTGGGTCACATCCGGTCCTCATCCGGTTTCCTACAAGACGACCCTTGTCGATCGAGGCCCGATTACCGCCATCGTCTCAGCAACTGGAACAGTCAATCCCGTTGTTTCGGTACAGGTCGGCAGTCAGGTTTCAGGAAAAGTTGCGCAACTCTCTGCTGATTTCAATTCGCCGGTCACGAAGGGACAGGTCCTGGCACAGATCGATCAAAAACCATTCAAGGCTCGCTTGAGTCAGGCGCGGGCGGCCGTCAAGAGTGCCAAGGGAAACCTTGCGAAGGCCAAAGTGTTGACCACACAACGCAAACGGGAATTCGATCGCATGACGGTCCTACGGCAACAAGCCTTCGTCCCGCAATCGGATCTCGATGTTGCGGAGACCAACTATCGAGAAGCGGCCGCGAATATCCAGGTCCTCCAAGCACAGCTAGATCAGGCCCAGGCGGCACTGGCTTCCGCGGAGCTGGACCTTGGCTACACCACGATCTATTCACCTGTCGATGGCATCGTGGTGTCGCGAAATGTGGATGTCGGTCAAACCCTCGCCGCCGCCTTCCAGACGCCGGTTCTGTTCGTGATCGCCCAGGACCTGACACAGATGCAGGTCAATGCGAACGTCAGTGAGTCCGACATCGGAGGAGTACTAGAGGGAAAGCCGGCACGCTTCCGGGTTGACGCTTATCCCAAACAGTTTTTTGAAGGCACCGTTACGCAAGTAAGGAATGCGCCCATCAACATTCAAAACGTGGTGACGTACGATGTCGTCATTACGGTGGCCAATCAGGATCTCAAATTGAAACCCGGCATGACTGCGAACGTCACGATCGTAACCGAAGAAAAAGAGAACCCCCTCCGGGTCCCCAACGGAGCATTGCGCTTCCGTATGCCGGACGTGCCGTTCGATCGCAAGGTGACCTCGGTGTGGAGTCAAGACCAGGCAGGTCATGCCCATCAAGTACCGGTGACGACCGGCATTGCCGATTCCCTCTCCACAGAAATCTTGGAAGGCTCGTTGAGCGAAGGAGATCGTGTGATTATTGGAATCGAACTCCCTGATGAACAGGACGAGAGAACATTACCGCCGGGGTTTGAACTCGGACCAAAGGTGAAATGA